CGGATTGGGTGAGTTTTGAGGCGGAATTGAATCGTCATCAGCGGGCGGTAGCGCAGATTTTCCAGCGCGTGTTTGCGCTCGAAACCCAAGAAAGCCAGCCGATGCCGGAGCATCCCGCGATTCAGGCATTGCTGCACAGCCGTTTGTATAACACGCTGACCGATACGGGGCGCAGCCGTTTGAACCGCTTGCTGCCTGCGTTGTTGGATGCGTGTAATGCTTTGGCTGACCCCGAACAGGCGTTGGAACGTTGCTTGCGGATTGTGCAAAAGATTGCGCCGCGTTCCGGCTACATTGCCATGCTGGCCGATCACCCGAATGCGTTGGAGCAATTCGTGCGTTTGGTCAGCGACAGTTTGTGGATTACCAGCCAATTGACCGATCACCCGATTTTGCTGGATCAACTGCTGGATTCGCGCCAGTTGTATACGCCGCTGGATCGTGAGCAATTGGGCGCGGCATTGCGGCTGGAATTGGAGCGTATTGATCAGGGTGATACCGAACAGGTGATGGAACGCTTGCGCCAATTCAAGCAAGCGCAAGTGTTGCGGGTGGCAGCGGCGGATATTACCGGCGTATTGCCGCTGATGAAGGTGTCGGATCAGTTGACCTGGATTGCCGAGGCGGTGCTGGAAGAAACCCAGCGGCACGTGTGGGCGACGATGACGGCACAAACGGGCGTGCCGTGTTACAAGGATGAGACGGGGGAAATGCAGCAAGCCGGTTTTGCGATTATTGCTTACGGCAAACTTGGCGGCTTGGAACTTGGTTACGGGTCTGATCTCGATATTATTTTTCTGCACGACAGCCACGGCACGGCGCAGCAAACTGTTCCCTATGATCAACTCCCTTCGACTACGCTCAGGGAGCGGCTCCCACCGTTGGCTGAGCGTAGTCGAAGCCAACCCGCCAAAGTGTTGGAAAATGCCGTGTTTTATGCGCGGTTTGCGCAAAAAATTATTCACACGCTGACGACGTTTACCCCAGCGGGACGCTTGTACGAAACCGATACGCGCTTGCGCCCCAGTGGGGCTTCGGGTTTGCTGGTCAGCAGTTTGAATGCGTTTCGCACTTACCAGCAGGAAAAGGCGTGGGTGTGGGAACATCAGGCGTTGTTACGGGCGCGGGTGATTACGGGAACGGAGCGTTTGCGGTCGCAGTTTGAGCAAGTACGTCATGAGATTTTGTGTCAGCCGCGTGATAGGGCGGAGTTGCGCAAGCAGGTGATTGCGATGCGCCAGAAAATGTGGGAAAGCATGGCGAGTAAGGATGCCAATGTGTTTAACCTGAAAAAAGACCCCGGTGGGGTGACGGATATTGAATTCATTGTGCAGTTTCTGATTCTGGCGCACGCGCACGAACACCCGGAATTGGTGCGCTGGAGCGACAATATCCGGCAATTGGAGTCGTTGCAGGGGGCGGGGATTTTGCCTGCGGATACGGCAGGGATGCTGGCGGATGCTTACCGGACGTTGCGTGATCGTATCCACGAATTGGCGTTGCAGGAGCAGGACGCGGTGGTGGAGGCGAGGCAGTTTGTGCACGAGCGGGATGCGGTGCGGGCGGCTTGGGTGGGGTTGGTGGAGGCTTAATCGGCTGTACTACTGTTGGTAGGTGTCACTGATGCTGCGTTTGAATGACAATTTTACTGAATATCATGAAAAGATAGCCGCCTGTCGGTTTCGTCATACTTTTTAAGAAAAATAATGCTAATTTTCGTGATGTTATAATTTTTGGAGAAAAGCCATGATTAATCAGTCTTATCAATTCAAACCTGCCGTTAATAATAGTAGCAATCGTAATAATAATTGCCAGCCATGCCGAAGCAATAATACTAAGTCTACCCAATTTAATACGCTTCAGAATATGTTCAGTCAATTGTTGCCACTATTGCAAAAATTATTGTCTCAAATTGGAAATAATAACACCAGTAATCCAACGCCATGTCCATCAAAAGAATTAAATCTTAGCCAAGAGGATTTAACTCGTTTAGGCGATATTGTTTATCCTCCTAATGCTTTCTATGGTCTAAGCGGTAGACCAACACTGACAGGGGTTGTGGATACTAATAATGACCAAAAACTTTCTGCTGGAGATGTGGGTAAGATTGAGTTTCTTGTAAATCCCATTCCTCCTGATACCTCTCATGTGGGAAAAGGTGAAGTGATACTAACACAAAAACAAATAGATTCATTTAATGGCGTTTAATAAAAACAATAAATATTTAGAAGTGTTACTTGTGCAAATACAACGTCCCGAAGTTAACGGGACGTTGTATATTGATTATTAACCTAAAACATTGTCTAGTTAATGTTGAAGTTCAAGAAACTTGTTTCTGGCCATGAACCACTGGATTGTGGGGCTTTAACTTGCCATACTGCTGTGCCCGGTGCAAAGTTAACACCGGAATTATAACTGCATGTTCCTGAACCACAATTCGCACTAGTAGCAGATATTGCTTGATACACCACATACGGCCATGATAGTGATGAACCATT
The window above is part of the Thiothrix winogradskyi genome. Proteins encoded here:
- the glnE gene encoding bifunctional [glutamate--ammonia ligase]-adenylyl-L-tyrosine phosphorylase/[glutamate--ammonia-ligase] adenylyltransferase, translated to MPLINDAIWTNSPYLQHQLARHPEWQAYAESSQPYTEGALVANIVAEVLAQPDYDSVLRTVRLIRNREMLRIAYRDLMGMAELAETLQTTSDLADGLVDAAYRWSYAELTAKHGIPRSRSGEPQQMVIIGMGKLGGQELNFSSDIDMIFAFPEAGATDGRRDLDNQTFFTRVGQRMIAILGQTTADGIVYRVDMRLRPFGEVGALALSFDAMEHYYETHGREWERYALIKARVMAGDKTNGAELMARLRPFVFRRYLDYGAIEQLRDMKAMINREAERRGKYLDVKLGTGGIREIEFTAQVFQLMRGGRIPELRGRSLLPTLDALLAQQLLTAEEFAVLQPAYHFLRRTENRLQMWNDEQTHSLPTTPERQACLASSMGFADWVSFEAELNRHQRAVAQIFQRVFALETQESQPMPEHPAIQALLHSRLYNTLTDTGRSRLNRLLPALLDACNALADPEQALERCLRIVQKIAPRSGYIAMLADHPNALEQFVRLVSDSLWITSQLTDHPILLDQLLDSRQLYTPLDREQLGAALRLELERIDQGDTEQVMERLRQFKQAQVLRVAAADITGVLPLMKVSDQLTWIAEAVLEETQRHVWATMTAQTGVPCYKDETGEMQQAGFAIIAYGKLGGLELGYGSDLDIIFLHDSHGTAQQTVPYDQLPSTTLRERLPPLAERSRSQPAKVLENAVFYARFAQKIIHTLTTFTPAGRLYETDTRLRPSGASGLLVSSLNAFRTYQQEKAWVWEHQALLRARVITGTERLRSQFEQVRHEILCQPRDRAELRKQVIAMRQKMWESMASKDANVFNLKKDPGGVTDIEFIVQFLILAHAHEHPELVRWSDNIRQLESLQGAGILPADTAGMLADAYRTLRDRIHELALQEQDAVVEARQFVHERDAVRAAWVGLVEA